In the Triticum aestivum cultivar Chinese Spring chromosome 2B, IWGSC CS RefSeq v2.1, whole genome shotgun sequence genome, TCCATAGTTACCATCTTCACTGGAAAGCTTCCCTTTACCTTTATAGCCATACTTTGCATCATTTGCGATCTCACCGTATTCATAGGTATTGTCATCACTATCAATATCGCTACCATAATTATAATTATCCTTGTAACGACTGTGCCCATATCTTTCTTCAGGAAAACCATATCCATATCCAAACTTGTcaaaagcatcatcatcatcactcaaggaAGAGGCATCATGAATCCTATAGCTCCTCTTATCATCATTGTCGTCGTCATCAGTAGTTTCATCACAGTCATCTTTATCGCTGATGTGTTCAAATTCATTGCTCAAGAAATGGTCATCAAGTAAGATAGTGGCTGTGACCAGTGACCCAAAGTCGGTAAATGACGGAACTTGGACATAAGGTGTGATGAGGCGCAGAAGTACGAGGTTGGGAGCTGCAATGGAGAAGCCCGAATTGAACTTGCACTTAAGCATGATTAAGGTCTTCAAAGAGGCGGACACAATCCCAGGGCCTGTCAGCAAGCAATCCTTGAGATCCAGTTCTTCCAAGGATTTGCAACTAGCAGAAAGCTGTCGGAGGACACTGTCATCGAGCCTGGCGTAGGACAACTTCAAGATCTTGAGGTGGCACGAAACAAAGGGCACACCGTCCAACGATGTGGCTCTCTTGTGATGCCCAGCAAGGTGAATAAGCCGCGCCTTGCGCTTGAGAGCAGCCCTGATCCAGATGCTGGCGTGCTCCTCGTTGAAGCCAGCGTCCTCGTCGCTGGGCTGCAGGCGGAGCGTGTCCACCGGCGCTGACACGTCGCGGAGGAGGAAAAGGCGGTGCACGAAGTCGCGGAATTCCTGCGGCGGGTCACCGTCACGGCTCATGTAGTGCAGGCGGAGGTCGACGCAGGGCGCGGACTCACAGAGGTGGCGCCACCGGCGCGCGAGCACGCAGGTGGGCACCGCCTCCCACGCCTTGAGGAACGACATGACGTGGTGCAGGAGCGCGTCCAGGAGGGCGCTGAGGCGGTCGACCGCGACGGCGCCGGAGCCTGGCGCCTGGTCGGTGCGGCGGCACGGCCCCCAGCGCTGGGTGGTCGTCCGGTGCATTTCGTCGAGCAGATGGCCTAAGCGCAGGTTCAGGGACGCCCAGCGTGAAGATTATGCAGGGAAATCCATGGAGGGATGCGCTTATGGGGAAGGGGAtcggagggagggaggaagggatCGAACTTACCGAGAGATCCGCCGAAATGGTGTTGAGTTCTTGCCGCGTTTGAAACGAAACTCAAAATTTTGGGGATAGAGGCGATAGTCACTCGCCTTCTCCGCAAATGGAGAGGTGGCCGCTTAAATCACGTTTTGTTCCAACGGGCCTTTGGGGCGTAAACGGATTAGGTGTCAATGGGCCTTTGGCCAGTTAGGTTTTTTTTAGCATCGAACTCAGGAACTTTATTAACTTAGAATCATAGTGTTACAATCCGCCCGCAGGCAAGAGACCAAAAAATCCGGGCTTACATCAAGCCAACAGGCCCTCGGCCCATCGAGACGCTCCTCAAACGGTCTAGGCATTTCTGGAGGCAGCGGACTTTCTTTTGGAGATTTCCGAACTCTCACTCTTCCCAGGCTCCCCGATCTTTCTGCACTGTCCCCAGTGCTTCCACGACTCCTTGTAACCCTCTCTGACCAGCGCCAACTTGCCACAAGTTACGGACTAGCTGGTCGTACTGGCTATGAGATTGCCATACATCTTCATATCTGAAGTTTCTTTTTGCTCGAGGCCAACTGTTGTTCATACTAGTTCTGACCTCGGCCACTATGAAACAATGGTCTGACTCCACACTACTCACATGCTTGATGGAGATggactgaaataaattcagaaaccCCTCATTGGCAAGAGCGCGGTCCAGCCGGGCTTTCACGTTCGCAAGCCCCGGCTGTTTGTTATCCCATGTATAGGGAATACCTCTCCATCCCAAATCTTGTAAAGAACAGTCATCAACCGCGTCCCGAAATGCCCTCATCTGGTATTTCGGTCGCGCATTGACACTGAAGTGCTCATCCCCTTGCAATGTTTCATTAAAATCTCCCATGCAAATCCATGCCTCATGCGGGACAGCAAAAAGCGTGCGGAGAAATCGCCAACTGTGATGCCTATTCTCCACTCGGGGCGCTCCATAGAAACCGGTGAAACGCCAAGTTTTATTATCATGTTTGATAGATACATCAATATGAGATTAACTGAAATTTTTCAGATTAACATCGACATCACTAGACCAAAACAGTCTGATGCCACCACTAAGCCCGTCACTATCGATGGCAAAACAACCAGAGAAGCCTAAACTGAATTTCAGGTCTTCCACTCTTTTGCCCTTTATCTTGGTTTCATTGCAAACAGAAGGGCGGGACCTTCTTGCTTCACAATCttgcgaagctctcgaactgtcTGAGGGTTCCCAAGCCCTCGACAGTTCCAGCTGATAGTGCTTATTGCGCCGGGCAGCGCTAACTAGCAGTCGCTGCCGTTGTTTCCGATGACAGTGGTGTCGGTTTCTTCTTCTTCGGATCTCTTTCAACAAAAACAGTACCCAAGTCCTCCGTCTCTCCCTCTGGAGCCACTCCCCGTAGCTCATCCTCATGTTCATGTCCTTCTCCTCTCTCCTTGATAGCAAGGGGAGTTGTCGCCACTTTCCGATAGACTTGGGTCGGCGGCCCTCCTTTTCTTTTGTTCAGAGATGGATTCTTGACAGGAGAGGTCACCTCAACCCCCTCTTTCTGCTTGGAACTTGATGAGCGTGACTCTCGCGTGCTGCGTTGCATCTCTGGTTTCTCCTTCGTCGAGTTCTCACCAAAAAAACCTTTCTTCTGGTCCTCAGGCGCCCGAAGGCTTGCCTTGAAGGGGAGATTGCCATTTGCATCTCTTGTCCCTGGGGTGGGACAGAAGAGATCGGCATGGCCTAGTCGACCACAAGAGAAGCAAAAGTGGGGTATCTGTTCATACTCGATATCATAGCAGTCCACTTGATCTCTCTTGGTAGATTCAATAACAATCCATCTGCGGAGAGGTTTAAGCACATCAATGGTGACTCTTGCTCTCAGGAAACCCCCCACTGGATCAATCTGGGCGATGGTGGCATGTTTGTCGATCTGACGCGCTATCGCCAAGCCCCTTGTGTTGTTCCTCAGGTTGTAAGGTAGGTTAACTACCCTAACCCAGACCGGCAGCCGATCGAACTTGAGCTCCGACGGCTGCATGTGCTCTTCGAAATACTCCAGGATCACCGCGTTCTTGCTAATATTCCAAGGTGCACCTTCCCAGACGCGATCGTGATCCCGCTTGGAGTCGAACTCAGCAACGAACATGTTCTCTCCAAGAGGCCGGAACTCcagccccctagggtttccccatGCCGGACGGAGGGCATTGCAAATCATTTGGATGTGGAGGAGATTACGATGCAACACCTTCCCTGCCAATAGCCACTTTGCCGGAGCATCATCGTTGGCATCGTCGATCACCAGAGGCGTCGCCTCCTCCTCAGTGATGTCAAGCTTCCCGAGGGCCTCCTCCATCTGCGCCCACGTGGAACGAGGGGAGAGGGCACCACTCCTTTTCCATCCTTTTCTGATGGTCGGTGTCGCCATCGACCCCGAGCTTGCGTTGCGGCTCGCCGATGGATTCAGCGGCCATCGTCGAAGATCCACCCAAACCCTAGTCGCCGCAAGAGGTTTTAGGGTTTAGAGGAAAAACTTTTAGCCCTCGCCACACCCAGAACTTGTACATGAACCACATCAAGGTATTGGCCAGTTTTTTTTTGCATCAAACTCAGGAACTTTATTAACTTAGAATCATAGTGTTACAATCCGCCCACAGGCAAGAGACCAAAAAATCCGGGCATACATCAAGCCAACTCTCAGTGCCATCCAGTGTGCTAGCTAAACGGGCACACTGATGCGCCGACACATTAGCTTCTCTGCTGACATGTGTAATAGATAAAGAAACAAAGGTAGCACCAATTTCCTCCAGTTCATTCAAGATAGGCGCTGCaactgatctggtgttgccacgcGAATTCCATAGATCAACTAGCTCCAAGCAGTCAATCTCCATGATCACATGTGAGAAACCACGGAGTTGCCAAAGATCATGCcgtcccaaagagcaagcaactcCGCTATGAAGGGGTCCGATATGCCAAACAGAGGTTTGCACCATGCACCAAGGAACGCGATGTGTGATCTGGCTACACCTCCCACTCCCCCCTCATTTCGTTAACATTAAGTGCGCCGTCAGTGTTGATAGTAACCCAGACCGCCTCAGGTGGCCTCCAACACTGACCCGCCCTCGTTTTCCTTCCCAAAGGAGGAAGTTCCAGGATCGCCAAAGTCTCGTGAACCCACTTCAACGCTTGTACAGGGTTGTAACCTTCGCGATCATGAGTCCAGTTGTTCCGTGACGtccatatgctatgcatgatggtGATTATCTTGCATCTGTCCCCATCAAAGAACATGGGATCAAGCAGAATATCACGCGCCCACGTATCATGGTGCAAGCGTGGGAGAGAGAGCTGAAATCTATCCCTCGCAGCCGCCCAAAACGCCTTTGCATGGGAACAATGGATTAATGCATGTAACATGTCTTCATCCATCGTTTTGCAAACATCACATAGACCCAACTGCTTGATATGGCGATAGCGCAAGGTAGTCGAGTCAGGTAATATCCCTCGGAGAACTCTCCACCAGAATACCCGGACCTTGGGAATGACTCGTAGTTGCCAAAGAGCAGTCCACAACTGTTTGTTAGCTGATGAAGTTTCTATAGTCGCCCCTTCCTCTCGAGAGCCAAGCTCGTTGCGAGTCATAAGAGAACGATACGCTGATTCTACAGTGTAGATGCCGGACTTCTCCAAAGACCAGGCTAGAGTATCTTTGCCACCCGCCGGATTCAGTGGTATATTAAGAATGGCTACCGCATCCGGGTGCAAGAAATTTTGACGGACAATACGCTCATTCCAATTCCCTGAGTGTTCATCAATGAGATCTGAAATCCTATTGAGCGGCATAGTAccaatatgttggggaacgttgcagaaaataaaaaatttctacgcttcactaagatcaatctatggagttcatctagcaacgagagagaggagtgcatctacatacccttgtagatcgtgagcggaagcattcaagagaatggggttgagggagtcgtactcgtcgtgatccaaatcaccgatgatcctagtgctgaacggacagcacctccgcgttcaacacacgtacggttggggaagacgtctcctccttcttgatccagaaagggggaaggagaggttgatggagatccagcagcacgacggcgtggtggtagaagtagcagcgatctcggcagggcttcgccaagctctacgaaagggagaggtgttgcagagggagagggaggcgccaggagcaggggtgtgcagccctccctcccccctctttatataggggccctggggggcgccggccccctagagattggatctcaagggggtaggcggccaagggggtggcttgccccccaagccaagtggggcgcccccacaaCAAGAAATacgtcaacttatgaccttctatcagtgaccctggaagaattggtcatagatttatgaccatttgagaccaattggtcaaaagctgttcgaggggctccaaaccctaaaccattgcgaccattttggtcaaaaaggtcataatttccttacacgaaatggtcataaagcaaacagcgctagtccgctgccttatttctagttgttaacgaccaatatagatggtgatagccttgtaaattgtggtgggttgctatgactaggcaccacctcatcagttttgcctatgtgtcatgtccatgtggcagttttgccctaggttgtgaagcaacctatatttctgtaattcccaaaattccccaaaaaatctcataaattctttgggtcatatctttgtcaaatatgtaaaaaccttccttgcctagttcaaaaataatttaaaaatattcattttcctattctgttcaaaacaatagtttgtgaaggaagtaccactttggcatctccaaatagtatccattttctacagtgctttcctatgcccaaataaccatcctccaccaaatgacAGCTCagtccattcattattttgagctgagcttcaacattcgtatttatgtccagtgtggcagcttgcaaagcaagtaccacctaggctcctccttttgagctgaaaacttgtgaagacggtcttcttagtaactgatcatcctcagccaaaactcacgcccattagccatgtacatttcccgtaccgctaatcaaacacttggctgctaattcatgtttgagcatcgatcggtctcctcatgagaatcttatgttttaattttcttcctagcacctacctggggagtgcccaacccactagacatgcctagaccgcccagaacacatggcaacgccacggtcacgcggtgaccatgcggcgggcatgcgagtttacacgctctagagttgggggcctcggccaccgcccaaacctcaacgtatcgccaccataccatgtatttatgattaaataggtacttatgtaactaggaATGATTTTTGgataaaataaatagcaaactatgaggcaactgcagttcaaatttgacccgcttccagctgaatcggcgaaaatttgtctttttcacgagaggtggatcaaaactttttacacccaaccattttgtcaattgtgcattaaatatgtcctagtattttataaaaatgatttgttccaattttgcaaccattattttggaggtccttcacaaaaaaaacctccttttgggcactcaaaaaatggaaaatggttttttcgttcaaagaaaataaaaacttccttaggcaacattgtttgccattccaatatgcacccttgtgcacaatatgagatcatttgaacaaactatgccataaatgtggccataagattgatcatttggcttgaaagccatgaatcttcacacttgatagctcatttctgagaacactttttaaaaataattaccgtattacaagtttattatttttcctggaaacttggtcacatataatgacacaatgcgaaggttttccaattttttgattttttttgaaatttttatgcccgtttcaaaatgcggtcaaaacggcgggcttgaccgttccatgctagtggttgaatcttggaaaacttttgatgtttctctgatttaatagatacttatgtacctagaaatgatttttggaaaaaataaatagcaaactatgaggcagctgcagttcaaatttgacccgcttccaactaaatcgacgacaatttgtctttttcaccagaggtggatcaaaacttttttcacccaaccattttgtcaatagtgccttaaatatgtcctagtattttataaaattgatatggtccatttttgcaacaattatttggtagttccttcacaaaaaaacctccttttgggcactcggaaaatgaaaaatgaaatttccgtgcaaagaaaatgaaaacttccttaggcaacattgtttggaattccaagatgtacccttgtgcacaatatgagatcatttgaacaaactatgccatgaatgtggccataagattgatcatttggcttgaaagccatgaatcttcacgcatgatagctcatttctgagaacacttttttaaaataatttccgtattacaattttattatttttcctggaaacttggtcacatataatgacacaatgcgaaggtttcccaattttttgatattttttgaattttttatgcccgtttcaaaatgcggtcaaaacggcgggcttgaccgttccatgctagtggttgaatcttggaaaacttttgatgtttctctgattaaatagatacttatgtacctataaattatttttggaaaaaataaatagcaaactatgaggcagctgcagttcaaatttgacccgcttccaactgaatcgtcgacaatttgtctttttcactagaggtggatcaaaacttttttcaccctaCCATTTTGTCAatagtgcattaaatatgtcctagtattttataaaattgatttggtccatttttgcaacaattatttggtagttccttcacaaaaaaacctccttttgggcactcggaaaatgaaaaatgaaatttccgtgcaaagaaaatgaaaacttccttaggcaacattgtttggaattccaatatgtacccttgtgcacaatatgagatcatttgaacaaactatgccatgaatgtggccataagattgatcatttggcttgaaagccatgaatcttcacgcatgatagctcatttctaagaacacttttttaaaataatttccgtattacaagtttattatttttcctggaaacttggtcacatataatgacacaatgcgaaggtttcccaattttttgattttttttgaattttttatacccgtttcaaaatgcggtgaaaacggcgggaatgaccgttcctagctagtggttgaatcttggaatttttttggtgtttctatgattaaatagatacttatgtacctagaaattatttttggaaaaaataaatagcaaactatgaggcagctgtagttcaaatttgacccgcttcctactaaatcggcgagaatttgtctttttcacgagaggtggatcaaaactttttacacccaaccattgtgtcaattgtgtattaaatatgtcctagtattttagaaaaatgatttggtccaattttgcaacaattattttggaggtccttcacaaaaaaacctccttttggacactcgaaaaatggaaaatggttttttcgtccaaagaaaatgaaaatttccttaggcaacattgttttccatcccaatatgcacccttgtgcacaatatgagatcatttgaacaaactatgccatgaatgtggccataagattgatcatttggcttgaaagccattgatctcaacacgtgatagctcgtttctgagaacatttttttaaaataattgtcgtattacaagtttattattttttctggtaacttggccacatataatgacataatgcgaaggttccaccattttttgattttttttgaattttttatgcccgtttcaaaatgcggtcaaaacggcgggaatgaccgttcctagctagtggttgagtcttggaaattttttggtgtttctatgattaaatagatacttatgtacctagaaatgatttttggaaaaaataaagagcaaactacaaggcagctacaattcaaatttgacccgcttccagctgaatcgacggaaatttgtctttttcacgagaggtgaatcaaaaaattttacacccaaccattttttcaattgtgcattaaatgtgtcctagtattttagaaaaatgatttggtccaattttgcaacaattatttaggaggtccttcacaaaaaaacctccttttgggcactcgaaaaatggaaaatggttttttcgtccaaagaaaatgaaaacttccttaggcaacattgtttgccattccaatatgcacccttgtgaacaatatgagatcatttgaacaaactatgccatgaatgtggccataagattaattatttcgcttgaaagccattgatctccacacataatagctcatttctgagaacactttttttaaataattgccgtattacaagtttattatttttcctgggaacttggccacatataatgacacaatgcgaaggtttcccaatttttttgattttttttgaatttttttatgcctgtttcaaaatatggtcaaaacggcgggaatgatcgttcctagctagtggttgaatcttggaatttttttggtgtttctctaattaaatagatacttatgtacctataaattagttttggaaaaaataaagagcaaactacaaggtagctacagttcaaatttgacccgcttctagttGAATCGgccgaaatttgtctttttcatgagaggtggatcaaaactttttacacccaaccatttggtcaattgtgcattaaatatggcctaatattttaaaaaattgatttgatccaatttgtcaacaaatatattataggtccttcacaaaaaaactcatttcagggattcgaaaaatggaaaatatCTTTTTTGCCAAAAAAACTCATGTCTCACGACacccttttaaagatatttatccATTTTCATGTTTGTTAATTTTTTTTACGAAAACTTGTTCACGttttggtgacacaatgagaaggttttccattttCTTTTGAATTTCTCAAGTCATAAAATAGCTGACATAATTTTAATGCATTATTTTTAGGCAACTATGACCTATTTAGATGGTCACAACATCATACTGCACTCTGATTGGTCCGTGGAcctctcacgcggatcatgcatcataCGCCGTCCGATGCTCACGGATCCAACGGCCGTCCTCAACCCTTCCACACTAACTCCGAAACCCTAgtcattttccatccacccccccacccccccgcctcctttctttcctcGCTCTGAAACCCTAGTCTTCTCTGTCGCGACGCCGCACCTCCCACGATTCGATCCAATATTCTCCCCCGATCCCACCTGCCGGCGGCGACCTCCTCTCAACCAGCCCCGCCGGCGGCCTCCAGATCCAACCCAGCTCAAGCCCAACTCCTACCCCGCGACCATGGCCATGGCAGGGGGAGCCCGAATCCCTAGCCCatggtggctagggtttcggtcgCCTACAACTCGATCCCGCGCTACTCCGGTGAATCCCGAGCCCTCAAGCGCCGATCCATCTCCGGGATGGCCTTGATCTGCTCGAGGACGACCGGTTCTTCGTCAATCTGCAAGGATGCGCACCGACAGCAGTGAtctcctctccggcgagccctcccATGGCGACCAGGATGGTCTCCCGCTCCCAAATCTATCACGGTCTCCCAAATCTCCCTCTGCTCCTCAAGGTCCGACCCATCTCCCCTCTCAGATTTCAGTTTTTTTCTTGATTTGGTACGGTGGTGGTTCGCCTCTATCCCCCCTCTCTCACTCTCTGTGCTTGTAGCGGCTGTTCCCCCCAACCTCCGGTCCATGCGCGCGGCTGTTCGTCCACTCGAGCGAGCAGGATGCTGGAAGGGAAGGCGATGGTGGAGGACACCGACATGCCGACCAAGATGCAGCTGCAGGCCACGTCGGCAGCGTCCAGGGCGCTGGACCGCTTCGACGTCCTCGACTGCCGGAGCATCACGACGCACATCAAGAAGGTGAGAAACTTAGCAATACCGCCCTCAAATCTATAGCCTCTGAATTTGCAAGTAACAAGCTAGAGACAGTCTTACAAGAGAAAGAACGATGTACTTGAACATAAACCAGCAGTTAGCTACGCAAGTGCTGCCGAATGATTGGATCTGATTTGGACGGCTGCACTGCAGGAGTTCGATACGATCCATGGCCCGGGGTGGCAGTGCGTGGTGGGCTGCAGCTTCGGCTGCTACTTCACGCACAGCAAGGGGAGCTTCATATACTTCAAGTTCGAGTTGCTCAGGTTCCTCGTCTTCAAAGGCATGGCGGATGAGCAACCGCTGCCGTGCTGATCTGGTCTGTAGGTTTAAGTGACAAGGTGAGCATACAACTTGTGATGCATTTTCCTGGTCTGTAGGTTTACGTGAGTTCTGATCTGATGGTGGCATTTTACATGCTGTTGTTGTTCTTCAGCGATAGTTAACGATCTAAATGGTTCGGCATTTAGCAATAGTTAACGATCTAATCAGTTTAAATAATggctattgaagatccatttatacttcCACATGGTTTCAGAATCTGGATAGAATCACTATAGAAGTTATGTGATTCGTTCTGTAGcttacgtttggtacttggaaataACAGAATAgaaatttggaatttttttgacATGCCATGTAGTATACTGAAAACCGCCTTTCTTCTAGCGCTGCTACACAACGCTAGTTAGGATGAGTACAACTACATTTTTATCTATCTGAAAAATGGTGCAAAGATTTACTAGTACTTGCCTTGGTGATATGACACGTCCATGGTGCGATTTAATTAGATTCAGACTTCGATAGGCCAGGGCGTGTGCTTgtattagcatggaacaattacTACTAATTAATGAAGGAAGCACACTTGTTCACATAAAGGAAGATATGTCTGTGTTAGTATTAGTGTTCTTGATCTTGCCTGATAGACTTGTTTTTACTAATGTAAACAAATAAAATTAGATTGTTTGCATAAATCATTCTCACTTTTAATTGAGTTCTAAGTACGTAGTGTCTTTAGTTCTTTGCTTATATTATAGTCAGAATTATACCTTGTGACTGAATGATGTGTTATTTAGTTAGCTAAGCAGTATCTTTAGTTTTCTGATGATTGCTCAACTCTCAATTCTGAATAAATAAGTAGCTGACCCTATTGGTTCTTTCTTTCTTCAGGGCTATGAGTTGATGGCCACGCTGCTGTTTTGCTCTGCTTGATAATTCTTTTACTGTTCAGTCTGCTCTCTGCATAGTTTCCGGTTGTTTATAAAATGATAAAACAGTGGTGATGTGAGGTCCAACAATGGTTTGTAATTTTGGTTTCATCCTCAACCTCTCCAGCTAGCTTCTTCTTCACATCATATCATATTTGCGCCTGCTGCTGCATCATGGATTGGATGGTCACCTACTAGCTAAGTTGCTTAGCTTGTATTGCCATCAAATTGGTCAATACTGTTTCACTTTGCTTGTTTCTTGTACTAGGTCTGTCAGTTACAGCATAAACAAACAAATTGCTTAGCTCTCAACTATGAATACATAGCTAGCTAAActtgttctttctttctttctttctttagagCTGTGACTAATATGGGTCAACCTGCTGTTTTACTGTACTCAATGATACTATTGCTGCATGTATACTGATACATGTGGTGATATTTTCCTGAACTTAAGTTGTGAATGTACCATTATTTTCCTGCTGCTACTTATCCCTGGCTCACCTGTTCTAGTTGGTTTCAATTGATATTTGTCTCATCCAGCACTCTGACTATAAATGTGTTGTTTTAATCCTGATGATGTTGTAGTATAAGGTGGAACACCATATTCCTGTTTTAATCCAAAAGGAATAAAGCAATCATATTTGTTTGCTTGGTGCATGTCGATCTCAAAATGGCGGACAAAACATGACAAGTGAACACTTTGAGGCTCTGTTTCCTGTTTCCTGTTGTAGTTTCTTGATTTATTTTGCATATGTAGCACATCATCTTGAATACCATCTGTTTGTATATGCTTAGGGTATGCATGATGCCTATGCTCTGTATTAGATCAGTATGTTAATATTAGTAGGAATATATCCATGTATGAGCAGTGAGTGCAGTTGGCCATATTCTAGCTCATATGGAACTTCCTGTGATATGGTGCAGTCCTGTTTTGTTTCATTGATTGCTTTTATTTTGTCCCTAACCATTTTTTTGGTTCTA is a window encoding:
- the LOC123043812 gene encoding uncharacterized protein codes for the protein MHRTTTQRWGPCRRTDQAPGSGAVAVDRLSALLDALLHHVMSFLKAWEAVPTCVLARRWRHLCESAPCVDLRLHYMSRDGDPPQEFRDFVHRLFLLRDVSAPVDTLRLQPSDEDAGFNEEHASIWIRAALKRKARLIHLAGHHKRATSLDGVPFVSCHLKILKLSYARLDDSVLRQLSASCKSLEELDLKDCLLTGPGIVSASLKTLIMLKCKFNSGFSIAAPNLVLLRLITPYVQVPSFTDFGSLVTATILLDDHFLSNEFEHISDKDDCDETTDDDDNDDKRSYRIHDASSLSDDDDAFDKFGYGYGFPEERYGHSRYKDNYNYGSDIDSDDNTYEYGEIANDAKYGYKGKGKLSSEDGNYGKISGGNYTSNNILGGHHMLESLSTATSLELLTDAGEVVLTRELRRCPTFSNLKTLSLGEWCMAADFDALIFLLQHSPNIKRLFLQLKLNFSTRKALETGIKLQGRPFTCKELRMVKIKCSKDDGRVHTLAHMFRANGIPLENIYVCRSGNAYLRGRKFMRDLAKQELDECGDDWM
- the LOC123043813 gene encoding dynein light chain LC6, flagellar outer arm-like; amino-acid sequence: MLEGKAMVEDTDMPTKMQLQATSAASRALDRFDVLDCRSITTHIKKEFDTIHGPGWQCVVGCSFGCYFTHSKGSFIYFKFELLRFLVFKGMADEQPLPC